A stretch of Campylobacter gracilis DNA encodes these proteins:
- a CDS encoding polysaccharide pyruvyl transferase family protein, which translates to MKIGIFTLPLVNNYGGILQAYALSRVLVELGHEPRLINLRLQRSKLSIAYIKFLVARTLKKELSGAKFNPSYERDTSEFVAENIPLTAPVCTPTDLKALCEKERFEAVILGSDQVFRPSYFADFADCFSLGFLPPNCTRIAYAASFGGDRLCGLKNPADLKAHAANLAKFKAISVRERDGVKLARECFGVDASWVLDPTLLANKEIYDKFLSHAPKRKGFAYILDPSPRSEAAIELLKKQSGLEIDEVNDRGNRIGIKAWLSAIAGAEFVLTDSFHGCVFSIIFNKPFFVLVNASRGASRFSSLLDSFGLEDRALQDPKDARLDATIDWDGVNEALHRKREDSMKFLKISLGS; encoded by the coding sequence ATGAAGATCGGGATTTTTACCCTGCCGCTAGTGAATAATTACGGCGGAATTTTACAAGCTTACGCGCTAAGCCGCGTGCTAGTGGAGCTTGGGCATGAGCCACGTCTCATAAACTTGCGTCTGCAAAGAAGTAAACTATCGATTGCGTATATTAAATTTTTAGTGGCGCGCACGCTAAAAAAGGAGCTTAGCGGAGCGAAATTTAATCCCTCTTACGAGCGCGATACTAGCGAGTTTGTGGCGGAAAATATCCCTTTAACCGCGCCTGTTTGCACGCCTACGGATTTAAAGGCGCTGTGCGAGAAAGAACGCTTTGAAGCGGTGATTTTAGGAAGCGATCAGGTTTTTCGCCCTAGCTATTTTGCGGATTTTGCAGATTGCTTTAGCCTTGGATTTTTGCCGCCTAACTGCACGCGGATCGCCTATGCTGCAAGCTTCGGCGGAGATAGGCTCTGTGGGCTTAAAAATCCCGCGGATTTAAAAGCTCACGCTGCAAATTTGGCTAAATTTAAAGCTATTTCTGTGCGCGAGCGCGATGGTGTAAAGCTTGCGCGCGAATGCTTTGGCGTAGATGCGAGCTGGGTGCTAGATCCTACGCTTTTGGCTAACAAAGAGATTTACGATAAATTTTTAAGCCATGCGCCAAAGCGCAAAGGCTTTGCCTATATCTTAGATCCATCGCCTCGCTCAGAAGCGGCGATAGAGCTATTAAAGAAGCAAAGCGGACTAGAGATAGATGAGGTAAACGACCGCGGCAACCGCATCGGCATAAAAGCGTGGCTAAGCGCTATTGCGGGCGCGGAGTTCGTGTTAACCGACTCATTTCACGGCTGTGTATTTTCTATAATCTTTAATAAGCCGTTTTTTGTGCTTGTTAACGCTAGTCGCGGCGCGTCGCGCTTTAGTTCGCTTTTGGACTCGTTCGGGCTTGAAGATAGAGCTTTGCAAGATCCCAAAGACGCACGATTGGACGCGACTATCGATTGGGATGGCGTAAATGAGGCGTTGCACCGTAAAAGAGAGGACTCGATGAAATTTTTAAAAATAAGTTTAGGCTCATAA
- a CDS encoding Coenzyme F420 hydrogenase/dehydrogenase, beta subunit C-terminal domain yields MSFNVISEVVTKDRCIGCGVCASSCPFGVLKMRLGGNGFYAPEEGEGCRDKCDICLKVCPFYKKDTLENELNSKSYAELESFSPDFGRFLATYKFYKKDEAQRLSSASGGAGDYIFRELFARGLIDYAICAVPADEGDFIAQNSKRDFSARENLVVAQNLQNSATKNSEQNSVIPNLTQNLADDDYINFTSVQNSFCENFTQNSAQNFTNENSAQKSKASCENSVSTQDFACENSKNARNYAGENFVPLFKFSVIKNAGELTRARSSAYYPLTLEAVLNEMSRREGRYAISALPCFAKALRLAASKNPRLKSRISFIIGLVCGQGKGAGFTHKLADLAFKERKQLAAVNYRYKIAGKSAMSFGFKFRATDGSEAIDDRSSSAFAYWSSRAFTPLACNACTDVFAKCADVVLMDAWLQSEMSEWRGTSLVITRAAQIDALFSQPTKQAREAIFCERISAAEVHRSQKSQVECKNEIFYGAKNPLKRYILRQKLQIQRYSATHFDCDDFIAARLKKIAAANKVLALLALPKIAAYKIYRKFA; encoded by the coding sequence TTGAGCTTCAATGTAATTAGCGAAGTGGTTACGAAAGACCGCTGTATCGGCTGCGGCGTCTGCGCGAGTAGCTGCCCTTTTGGCGTGCTAAAAATGCGGCTTGGAGGCAATGGATTTTACGCGCCCGAGGAGGGCGAAGGGTGTCGCGACAAATGCGATATCTGCCTAAAAGTCTGCCCGTTTTACAAAAAAGACACGCTTGAAAACGAGCTAAATTCTAAATCATACGCAGAGTTGGAAAGCTTTAGCCCAGATTTTGGCAGGTTTTTAGCCACTTACAAATTCTACAAAAAAGATGAAGCGCAGCGCTTAAGCAGTGCAAGCGGCGGTGCGGGAGATTATATTTTTCGCGAGCTTTTTGCGCGCGGGCTCATTGATTACGCGATTTGCGCCGTGCCTGCGGACGAAGGGGATTTCATAGCCCAAAATTCCAAGCGGGATTTTTCCGCCCGCGAAAATTTAGTGGTGGCTCAGAATTTACAAAATTCCGCAACTAAAAATTCCGAGCAGAATTCCGTAATACCGAATTTAACGCAGAATTTGGCGGACGATGATTATATAAATTTTACGAGTGTACAAAATTCTTTTTGCGAAAATTTTACGCAGAATTCCGCGCAGAATTTTACAAATGAAAATTCCGCGCAGAAGTCTAAAGCTTCTTGTGAAAATTCCGTATCAACGCAGGATTTTGCTTGCGAGAATTCCAAAAACGCGCGAAATTATGCGGGCGAAAATTTCGTGCCGCTATTTAAATTTAGCGTGATAAAAAATGCTGGTGAGCTTACTCGCGCACGCTCGTCCGCTTACTATCCGCTCACGCTTGAAGCGGTGTTAAATGAGATGTCGCGCCGCGAGGGCAGATATGCGATCAGCGCGCTGCCGTGCTTTGCAAAAGCTTTAAGGCTTGCTGCGAGCAAAAATCCGCGCCTTAAATCCCGCATAAGCTTTATTATCGGGCTGGTTTGCGGACAGGGCAAGGGTGCTGGTTTTACGCATAAGCTGGCAGATCTTGCGTTTAAAGAGCGTAAGCAGCTCGCGGCGGTTAATTACAGATATAAAATCGCGGGCAAAAGTGCGATGAGCTTTGGTTTTAAATTCCGCGCTACAGATGGTAGCGAGGCGATAGACGATCGCAGCAGTAGCGCCTTTGCGTACTGGAGTTCGCGCGCTTTTACGCCACTTGCGTGCAACGCCTGCACTGACGTTTTTGCCAAATGCGCCGACGTCGTGCTGATGGATGCGTGGCTGCAAAGCGAAATGAGCGAGTGGCGCGGCACATCGCTCGTAATTACGCGCGCAGCTCAGATCGACGCACTGTTTTCGCAGCCTACGAAGCAGGCGCGCGAGGCGATTTTTTGCGAGCGGATATCCGCAGCAGAGGTGCATCGCTCGCAGAAAAGCCAGGTGGAGTGCAAAAACGAAATTTTCTACGGCGCGAAAAACCCGCTTAAGCGTTACATCTTGCGCCAGAAGCTTCAGATCCAGCGATATAGCGCTACGCATTTTGATTGTGATGATTTCATCGCTGCTAGGCTTAAAAAAATTGCCGCGGCAAATAAAGTGCTAGCGCTTTTGGCGCTACCAAAGATTGCGGCATATAAAATTTATAGGAAGTTTGCATGA
- a CDS encoding lipopolysaccharide biosynthesis protein: protein MLKILNAPEAAQRKLGVVLSYVNIFVSTILTLVYTPFFLRALGQSEFGLYSLASSVIGYLAILDLGFGNAVTVYTAKYASSGEVERMHKLHGTIFSVYLVMSAVIVLAGAALLANLHAIFGAKLSTSEMGEIRIMLMLLTANLAISFPFSIYSSILTAHENFVFIKLIGIFRTIALPLAAVPALLLGYKAIAIVIIATAVNLICVAADFIYCKRKVSPVISVRNFDAPTLKQIFGYSFFIFLGIVVDQVNWNVDNFILGAVAGATAVSTYAVASTINATFVTLSLTISGVMLPKIAKMVSANSTDSELSAEFIKIGRLQFYVIFFIASLLVIFGREFIVLWAGANYEISYAIALILVLPVSVPLIQNLGLAVLQAKNKVKFRSIAAFCVTLVNIAISIPLAKAYGGVGAACGTAFAITLLNICVMNIYYSRVIGLDIAKFWRNIGAMVVKFAPAIAVSLAINYALDLRGVSFLLICGGLYSAMFVLSAYFWAMNDYERAIFGGIAAKIRRRA from the coding sequence TTGCTTAAAATTCTAAACGCCCCCGAAGCCGCGCAGCGCAAGCTCGGCGTCGTGCTATCGTATGTGAATATCTTTGTTTCTACGATACTTACTTTGGTTTATACGCCGTTTTTCCTGCGGGCGCTAGGGCAGAGCGAGTTTGGGCTATATTCTTTGGCTAGTAGCGTTATCGGCTATTTGGCGATTTTGGATTTAGGCTTTGGTAACGCCGTGACGGTCTATACCGCCAAATACGCTTCAAGCGGCGAAGTGGAGCGCATGCATAAGCTGCACGGTACGATCTTTAGTGTGTATCTGGTAATGAGCGCGGTGATCGTGCTTGCAGGAGCTGCGCTGCTAGCCAATCTGCACGCGATTTTTGGCGCTAAGCTAAGCACTAGCGAGATGGGCGAAATTCGCATTATGCTAATGCTGCTAACTGCAAATTTGGCGATTAGCTTTCCTTTTAGCATCTATTCGTCGATCCTTACGGCGCATGAGAATTTCGTATTTATCAAGCTAATTGGGATCTTTCGCACGATCGCTCTGCCGCTAGCTGCGGTACCTGCGCTACTTTTGGGCTATAAGGCTATCGCGATCGTAATCATCGCTACGGCGGTAAATTTAATCTGCGTCGCGGCGGACTTCATCTACTGCAAGCGCAAAGTCTCGCCCGTGATAAGCGTGCGAAATTTCGACGCCCCCACGCTTAAGCAAATTTTTGGCTACTCATTTTTTATATTTTTAGGCATCGTAGTCGATCAAGTAAACTGGAATGTTGATAATTTTATCTTAGGCGCAGTAGCAGGCGCTACAGCGGTCTCCACGTATGCCGTAGCAAGCACGATAAATGCCACTTTCGTCACGCTTTCGCTCACCATTAGCGGCGTGATGCTTCCTAAAATCGCTAAAATGGTCTCTGCAAACTCCACCGATTCCGAGCTTAGCGCGGAATTTATCAAAATAGGCAGGCTGCAATTTTACGTGATATTTTTTATCGCGTCGCTTTTGGTGATTTTTGGGCGAGAGTTTATCGTGCTATGGGCGGGCGCGAATTACGAGATCTCATACGCAATCGCGCTTATTTTGGTGCTTCCAGTAAGCGTGCCGTTGATTCAAAATTTAGGCCTAGCTGTGCTTCAGGCAAAAAACAAAGTCAAATTTCGCTCAATCGCCGCGTTTTGCGTCACGCTCGTAAATATCGCTATTTCTATCCCGCTAGCTAAGGCTTACGGTGGCGTGGGCGCTGCGTGCGGTACGGCTTTTGCGATCACCTTGCTAAATATCTGCGTGATGAACATCTACTATTCTCGTGTAATCGGACTTGACATCGCTAAATTTTGGCGAAATATCGGCGCGATGGTAGTAAAATTTGCTCCCGCAATAGCAGTAAGCCTAGCGATAAATTACGCACTAGACTTGCGCGGAGTGAGCTTTTTGCTAATTTGCGGCGGGCTTTATTCGGCTATGTTTGTGCTAAGCGCATATTTTTGGGCGATGAATGACTACGAACGCGCGATTTTTGGCGGCATTGCGGCTAAGATAAGGAGGCGGGCTTGA
- the galE gene encoding UDP-glucose 4-epimerase GalE — MKILITGGAGYIGSHVAKALLEANRHDVVILDNLCKGSMRAIEALRKIGEFEFVQESLENTPAIEKLFKREKFDAIIHFAAFIEVFESTQNPLKYYLNNTANAMNLIALANKYGVKDFIFSSTAATYGEPDIPQVSEDTPQNPINPYGRSKLMVEWVLKDAAAANPNFKYGILRYFNVAGAASDGTIGQNYPNATHLIKVATQTIVGKRDKMSIFGDDYDTKDGTCIRDYIHVEDLASAHLAVLDYLQTNDSAVFNVGYGTGFSVKEVVNEAKKVSGVDFKVQIAPRRAGDPACLISNADKIRTKTSWQPEHESLDEIILSALNWEKKL, encoded by the coding sequence ATGAAAATTTTAATTACAGGCGGCGCGGGATACATCGGTAGCCACGTCGCAAAGGCGCTTTTAGAAGCGAACCGCCACGACGTCGTCATACTGGATAATCTTTGCAAAGGCTCGATGCGAGCGATCGAGGCGCTTCGCAAAATAGGCGAGTTTGAGTTCGTGCAAGAGAGCCTAGAAAATACCCCCGCAATCGAGAAGCTTTTTAAACGCGAGAAATTTGATGCGATTATTCATTTTGCGGCGTTTATTGAGGTTTTTGAAAGCACGCAAAATCCGCTAAAATACTACCTAAACAACACCGCCAACGCGATGAATTTGATCGCGCTTGCGAACAAATACGGCGTGAAAGACTTCATATTTAGCTCCACTGCGGCGACCTATGGCGAGCCGGACATCCCGCAAGTAAGCGAGGACACTCCGCAAAATCCGATCAATCCGTACGGCAGAAGCAAGCTGATGGTCGAGTGGGTGCTAAAAGACGCGGCAGCGGCAAATCCGAATTTTAAATATGGAATTTTGCGCTACTTCAACGTTGCGGGTGCGGCTAGCGACGGCACGATCGGGCAGAACTATCCGAACGCGACGCATCTAATTAAGGTAGCGACTCAAACGATCGTCGGCAAGCGTGATAAGATGAGCATTTTCGGCGATGATTACGACACCAAGGACGGCACCTGCATACGCGACTACATCCACGTAGAGGACCTCGCAAGCGCGCATCTGGCGGTACTTGATTATCTGCAGACTAACGACAGCGCGGTCTTTAACGTAGGATATGGCACGGGCTTTAGCGTAAAAGAGGTCGTTAATGAAGCTAAAAAAGTAAGCGGCGTGGATTTTAAAGTGCAGATCGCTCCGCGCAGAGCGGGCGATCCTGCCTGCCTCATCTCAAATGCAGATAAAATTCGCACCAAAACCTCTTGGCAGCCTGAGCATGAGAGCTTGGATGAGATCATCCTAAGCGCGCTAAATTGGGAAAAGAAGCTCTAG
- a CDS encoding DNA ligase yields the protein MRSEIFKILKGAVLGALFLVCGAIADEAKFKPMLLKEYVPGMNITGWVVSEKLDGVRAIWDGKNLRSRRGKIINAPEGWSAGFPPFFVDGELYTARGEFEQLVSIVSSSVPDERWSRVKFYAFDLPKEQKNLSAKMEILRNFIASSGAQNLLIVQQTPVSTHADVQVYFDRVIASGGEGVVLRDPNALYESGRSDKILKYKKTHDSDCKVVKINPGYSKNEGKMGSLSCVDLRSGVKFKVGTGFSDEMRANPPKVGTIITYQYQNLTREKKPRFPVFLRVRPAI from the coding sequence ATGCGAAGTGAAATTTTTAAAATTTTAAAAGGCGCGGTTTTGGGTGCGCTGTTTTTGGTCTGCGGCGCGATCGCGGATGAGGCTAAATTTAAACCGATGCTGCTTAAAGAGTACGTCCCGGGCATGAATATCACGGGCTGGGTCGTTAGCGAGAAGCTGGACGGCGTGCGCGCGATCTGGGACGGCAAAAATCTGCGCTCCAGACGCGGCAAGATCATAAATGCTCCCGAGGGCTGGAGCGCGGGCTTTCCGCCGTTTTTTGTGGACGGCGAGCTATACACGGCGCGCGGGGAGTTTGAGCAGCTCGTATCGATCGTCTCTTCTAGCGTGCCCGATGAGCGCTGGAGCAGGGTGAAATTTTACGCGTTTGACCTGCCGAAGGAGCAGAAAAATTTAAGCGCGAAGATGGAAATTTTAAGAAATTTTATCGCTTCAAGTGGCGCGCAAAATTTACTCATCGTGCAGCAAACCCCAGTAAGCACGCACGCCGACGTGCAGGTGTATTTCGATCGCGTCATCGCATCTGGCGGCGAGGGGGTCGTGCTGCGCGATCCAAACGCGCTTTATGAAAGCGGCCGCAGCGATAAAATTTTAAAATACAAAAAGACGCATGATAGCGATTGCAAGGTCGTAAAAATCAACCCGGGTTACAGCAAAAACGAGGGCAAGATGGGCTCTTTAAGCTGCGTGGATCTACGTAGCGGAGTGAAATTTAAAGTAGGCACGGGCTTTAGCGACGAGATGCGGGCAAATCCGCCTAAAGTAGGCACGATCATCACCTATCAATACCAAAACCTAACCCGCGAGAAAAAGCCGCGCTTCCCCGTATTTTTGCGCGTGCGACCAGCGATTTAA